In Rhodothermales bacterium, the genomic stretch CCTCGTCCGCCAGGCCGGTCGGCTAGCCACCACCACCCCGGATCTCGACCCGGTTCTTCGCTTCACCGGTGGCCTCACGGAACACGCCGAATACGCGGCCGCGTTGCGCTCGGCGCTACTGATGCGTATGCCATCCATGGATATAGCCCCGCTCACAACCGCTCCCGTTGAAGCCGCTCTGGCTCTGGCGCGACACGGAAACCACGGAGATCGTATGGCGGGTGAGCAGGACACGAACTAGCGTGTCCCTACGGATTGGCACCGATCCTGATTGACCGTTCACGGGGACGGAAGCCCGCTACTCATATTTAAGACAAATTTATATTAATACTATTTTATCTTATTTATATTCCAGCCATTCGCGTGTCCAGAACCACGCGAATCAAGAACCAACAGTACGACTTCACGACTCATCGAGAGGTACCCAATGTGTACGTCCAACTTGTTATTCCCAGTCATCATCGTTGCCGGCCTCACTCTATCCGCCTGCCAGCCTGCCTTGGAGCCCGACACGGCTATGGACGATCTCCGTTCGCAAGGCCAGGCCAACGTGGTCGACAACGTCTCTGAACAGCATATTCTGAAAATCGCAAGGAGTTCACCGGATCATACCACCCTGGCGGCCGCCATCGACGCCGCCGGCCTGCAGCACGTATTGGTTAATCCCGGACCTTTGACGGTCTTCGCCCCAACGAACGCGGCCTTCGAGGCGCTCCCACCGGGTACCGTAGAGGAGTTGCTCAAACCGGAAAACAAATCAAAGCTCGCCAAAATTGTCACGTCGCACGCGTCCCCGGGCACATTTAAGGGGGCCGGGCTGAACCCGAAGGTCAAGATTTATCTGGCAACAGGGCAGTACGTGAGCGTCGAGGAGCGCGACGGAGCCACGTATGTGAATGGCGCGAAGATCCTGGCCACCATCGACGCCAGCAACGGCGTGGTGCATGTCGTCGATAAAGTCTTTCTATTCCCGAACATGTAGCCGCGCGGCGTCACCGGATCGCAATGGGCCGCACCGGCGATCCGGTGGCGCCTTTGAGGCGGAGCGGAGTAACGATAAACAGAAACTCCCAACCCTCGTCCGCCAGCAGGCTGCCGAAGTTCATGAACTCGAGGTTGTTGATCCCGTTTTTCATGACCAGCTCCGGGTGGACGCGCATGGCGCTCCCATCAAGCGCGAGGTCCGAGCCGACCATCG encodes the following:
- a CDS encoding N-acetylglucosamine kinase yields the protein IGLAGLQAVARAFDGGLATILKEVLRGSFGIDAPERLIQAVYAPGWSTAAIAPLVLAAADAGDAVCQAIVREQTETLVRQAGRLATTTPDLDPVLRFTGGLTEHAEYAAALRSALLMRMPSMDIAPLTTAPVEAALALARHGNHGDRMAGEQDTN
- a CDS encoding fasciclin domain-containing protein; this encodes MDDLRSQGQANVVDNVSEQHILKIARSSPDHTTLAAAIDAAGLQHVLVNPGPLTVFAPTNAAFEALPPGTVEELLKPENKSKLAKIVTSHASPGTFKGAGLNPKVKIYLATGQYVSVEERDGATYVNGAKILATIDASNGVVHVVDKVFLFPNM